A genomic window from Glycine soja cultivar W05 chromosome 10, ASM419377v2, whole genome shotgun sequence includes:
- the LOC114369440 gene encoding chaperone protein dnaJ 50-like: MDPPPVPIRWRATAIPFFVLVLFLSTISPSRAIYCDEDDCYDLLGVTQSANASEIKKAYYKLSLKYHPDKNPDPESRKLFVKVANAYEILKDEATREQYDYAIAHPEEVFYNTARYYRAYYGHKTDPRAVLVGLLLILSGFQYLNQSTRYNQAVAMVKKTPAYKNKLRALELERSGGVTNKKKSQKNMDKKTEEDLSKELDLQITGAEMPSVWKLLGVRFVLLPYTLGKLLLWTACWFWRYKVKKYPYSLEDASYLTQRSLSIPLDRWRNIDEATKEDLVLRRLWEKSNLENYVAEMRKESKRRR; this comes from the exons ATGGATCCGCCGCCGGTACCGATCCGGTGGCGCGCAACCGCCATCCCATTCTTTGTGTTGGTTCTCTTTCTATCCACCATCTCCCCTTCGCGCGCAATCTACTGCGACGAAGATGATTGCTACGATCTACTTGG GGTTACTCAAAGTGCCAATGCTTCCGAAATCAAAAAAGCTTACTACAAACTCTCCTTGAAGTA TCACCCGGATAAAAACCCTGATCCGGAATCGCGAAAGCTGTTTGTAAAAGTCGCCAATGCTTATGAG ATTTTGAAGGATGAGGCCACGCGAGAGCAATATGATTATGCAATTGCACATCCGGAGGAG gtgtTTTATAATACTGCACGCTATTATCGGGCTTACTATGGTCACAAGACG GATCCCCGTGCTGTGTTGGTCGgccttcttcttattctttcaGGTTTTCAATATCTAAATCAATCAACAAGGTATAATCAG GCTGTAGCCATGGTCAAGAAGACACctgcatataaaaataaactaaggGCATTGGAACTTGAACGCAGTGGAGGGGTTACAAACAAGAAGAAGAGTCAGAAGAATATGGACAA GAAAACGGAAGAAGACCTTAGCAAAGAACTCGATCTGCAGATAACTGGAGCTGAAATGCCCTCTGTATGGAAACTTCTTGGCGTCCGCTTTGTTCTATTACCGTATACCTTAGGCAAG CTGCTGTTGTGGACTGCCTGTTGGTTTTGGAGATACAAAGTGAAAAAGTACCCTTATTCCTTGGAAGATGCTTCTTATCTGACACAAAGATCCCTCAGTATTCCTCTCGATAGATGGAGAAATATAG ATGAAGCAACAAAGGAAGATCTTGTGCTCAGACGCTTATGGGAGAAATCAAATCTGGAGAACTATGTAGCAGAGATGCGGAAAGAATCAAAGCGCAGAAGATAG
- the LOC114369815 gene encoding pyruvate, phosphate dikinase regulatory protein 1, chloroplastic-like produces the protein MPIWQLCPNIHSVPQIVACTRNDKTGSKSVSGRPKVSPQLNRWFRARAVRSGQKLDRSSLRTQPPEPNPPVRPLPLPVDPDGAVNLDGADVMTVKSIYIVSDGTGWTAEHCVNAALGQFDYCLVDRGCPVSTHLFSGIDDAEKLLEITKQAAKEGAFFVYTLADPSLASAAKQACKLWGVPSTDVLGPITEAIASHLGVSPSGLPRGASGLPLSDDYFRRIEAVEFTIKQDDGACPQNLAEADIVLTGVSRTGKTPLSIYLAQKGYKVANVPIVLGVGVPRTLFEVDPKKVFGLTINPLVLQNIRRTRAKTMGLSSDGRSNYSEMNYVREELEFAGRLFAQNPLWPVIDVTGKAIEETAAVVLRLYHDRKHICTMPRISKRY, from the exons ATGCCAATTTGGCAGTTGTGTCCAAACATCCATTCCGTTCCTCAAATCGTAGCGTGCACCCGCAACGACAAAACGGGATCGAAATCCGTTTCAGGGAGACCCAAGGTGAGCCCTCAACTGAACCGGTGGTTCAGAGCCCGAGCCGTGCGGTCCGGTCAGAAATTGGACCGGTCCAGTCTCCGAACCCAACCCCCGGAGCCCAACCCTCCTGTACGTCCACTTCCTCTCCCGGTGGACCCAGACGGCGCCGTCAATTTGGACGGCGCAGATGTCATGACCGTCAAGTCCATCTATATAGTCTCCGACGGAACCGGCTGGACCGCCGAACACTGCGTTAACGCCGCTTTGGGTCAGTTCGATTACTGCTTGGTCGACCGTGGCTGCCCCGTCAGTACCCATTTGTTTTCTGGG ATTGATGATGCAGAGAAGTTGTTGGAGATCACAAAGCAAGCAGCGAAGGAAGGTGCTTTCTTTGTGTATACTTTAGCTGACCCATCACTGGCTTCAGCTGCAAAGCAGGCATGTAAGTTATGGGGTGTGCCTTCCACTGATGTATTAGGACCCATTACAGAGGCCATTGCTTCTCATTTGGGTGTTTCTCCTTCTGGCCTTCCTCGTGGGGCTTCCGGACTCCCCCTCTCCGATGATTACTTTCGTAGGATTGAAGCTGTTGAGTTTACCATCAAGCAAGATGATGGGGCATGTCCCCAGAATCTGGCTGAGGCTGACATTGTTCTCACTGGTGTTTCACGCACCGGCAAGACCCCCTTGTCTATTTATCTGGCTCAGAAGGGGTACAAGGTGGCCAATGTGCCCATTGTCTTGGGCGTGGGAGTGCCAAGGACTCTGTTTGAGGTGGATCCAAAGAAGGTTTTTGGTTTGACTATAAATCCTCTTGTCTTACAGAATATTAGAAGAACAAGGGCTAAAACTATGGGATTAAGTTCAGATGGTAGGAGTAATTACTCGGAGATGAATTATGTTAGGGAGGAGCTTGAATTTGCTGGAAGGCTCTTTGCACAGAACCCTCTTTGGCCAGTCATTg ATGTGACTGGAAAAGCCATAGAAGAGACTGCAGCAGTTGTATTGAGGCTGTACCATGACAGGAAGCACATATGCACCATGCCAAGGATCTCAAAACGCTATTAG
- the LOC114371840 gene encoding gibberellin 2-beta-dioxygenase 8-like, whose product MRREKKTFEKKTKENKFFNFSAGSYRWGSPNATCIGQLSWSEAFHIPLTHMLGSAGTNTFSWTIQQFATQVSILAQTLAEILAQVNTFFEENCLPSSCYIRLNRYPPCPLASGLMPHTDSAFLTILHQDQVRGLQMLKDGKWFAVKPNPDALIIIIGDLFQAWSNGVYKSVEHRVVTNPKLERFSMAYFFCPSDATVKCQMPVSVTGLAYYLGLKSP is encoded by the exons atgcGAAGAGAAAAG AAAACCTTTGAGAAGAAGACCAAAGAGAACAAGTTCTTCAATTTTTCCGCAGGTAGCTACCGTTGGGGATCCCCCAATGCTACATGCATTGGCCAGTTATCTTGGTCAGAAGCATTTCACATTCCTTTAACTCATATGCTGGGTTCCGCCGGAACCAACACTTTTAG CTGGACAATTCAACAGTTTGCTACTCAAGTTTCCATTTTGGCGCAAACACTAGCTGAAATTCTGGCACAAGTCAACACGTTCTTTGAGGAGAATTGTTTGCCCAGCTCCTGTTATATTAGATTGAATCGATATCCTCCTTGCCCCTTGGCTTCTGGATTGATGCCACACACAGATAGTGCCTTCCTCACCATCTTACATCAAGATCAGGTTAGAGGCTTGCAAATGCTCAAAGATGGGAAATGGTTTGCCGTAAAACCAAACCCTGATGCTCTTATAATCATCATTGGTGACTTGTTCCAG GCATGGAGCAATGGTGTTTACAAGAGTGTGGAGCACAGAGTTGTGACCAATCCAAAATTGGAGAGGTTCTCTATGGCATATTTCTTTTGCCCCTCTGATGCTACAGTGAAGTGTCAAATGCCGGTCTCAGTTACGGGCTTAGCGTATTATTTGGGCCTTAAAAGTCCATAA
- the LOC114371839 gene encoding formin-like protein 3, translating into MEEHSANKAIVFNTDISEASRVQFFIDADSGNHVAPPTLSPAPNSNEDDHEITDMHIQDRDELEEMMQRNSDAPPPPPPPPPDKNEYQELPQSIVDMPPPKEELLSLIPDAPPVAPQTPMTVTENALPPRNPEFTQSPPPPPPPQLPLTVTPLKSHQDKE; encoded by the exons ATGGAAGAACATTCT GCAAACAAAGCCATCGTCTTCAACACCGACATAAGTGAAGCCTCTCGCGTTCAATTCTTTATAGATGCGGATTCTGGCAACCACGTGGCACCACCGACATTGTCTCCGGCGCCGAATAGTAATGAGGATGACCACGAGATTACAGACATGCATATACAAGACAGGGACGAGTTAGAAGAGATGATGCAGCGAAATTCAGATGCGCCGCCACCGCCACCGCCACCACCGCCGGATAAAAATGAATACCAAGAGTTGCCGCAGTCGATTGTAGACATGCCGCCACCAAAGGAAGAGTTGCTGTCATTGATTCCGGACGCGCCTCCGGTGGCACCGCAGACACCGATGACAGTCACAGAGAACGCATTGCCGCCGCGGAATCCTGAGTTTACACagtctcctcctcctcctcctccaccgCAGCTGCCGCTGACGGTGACACCATTGAAATCACACCAGGATAAAGAATAG